CGAACATCCACGCCATGCTCTTGCTGCCAGGCGATATATTCATCCAGCAGCGCGGGGGAGGCCGGGATGGTGCGGTTGAAGAGATCGCGCTGAAACTCCTCATCGGTCAGGTACCGCAAGAGCTCACTGGCCAGCTCGGGATGCCCGGTGTGGCCCGCCACTGAGAAACCTGCGCTGGATGCCCAGGCGACCCGCGGGCTGTCCGCATCAGGCTGGGGAACCGGCGCCAGCGCCCATTCAAAAATGGCCTGGCGGCTGAGCTGGGGCATGTCCCACGTCATCACATCGATAATGGCGATCTGGCCATTCAGAAAGCCCGTCAGGCGATCGACGGACTCCTGATCCGACCCTCTTTGCAGAATACCCTCATCGTGAATCAGTTCATCGTTGGTCTTGAGCCAGGAGAGGCCCTCCGGCGTATTCAGCGCAAAGCGCTCCGCCGAGGGATCCAGCAGCGAAAGGCCCGCGTAATTGAGCGGAAATTCCTGAAATCCCAAACCGACAACCGTGCCCCCGGCCTCTCGGCTCCGCGTAAGCTTGCGCCCCATCTCCATCAGGTCTTTGCCAGTCCAATCCCAGTTGGGTGCAGGGAGAGACTTTGCCTCGACCAGCTCGCGGTTGTACACGATGGCCTGGACATCGATCCCATAGGGAATGCCGTAGAGGTGCCCATCCAGCCGATACCAATCAAGCACTGGCGGACGGATGGGCATCTCATCGGGATTAACGCCTTCGGCCTCCAGATAAGGATTGAGGTCTAGCAAAGCTCCCCGTGTGGCAAACATACCGAACCCCTGCCCCATCCAGAGCAGATCGACGGACGCATTCCCGGCCAGCATGGTCAGAGACTTCACGTAGTAGTTCTTGCTGGGCGTGGAGACGACTTCGACGTCCACCTCCGGATGTGCCAGCAGGAAACGCTCCACAGCCTTATCCACCGCCAGGCGAATATCGCCCCCCGGCGTCAACACAACCAGCCGGGGTCGCTGGTTACTCCGCTCGCAGCCGAACAAGCATACGAGGCTGAGGAGTAACCAGACGAGCAGGCAACACCTGGAGGGGACGCTGGAGCGGGTAGGCATACGTGGTGACTGTGATTCGGGTATAGTACGACGGGCTTAAGCGTCAACGCACGTCGCTTGTTTCTTCATAGGGGATACCCTGCCCGACCATCGGGGTCATCCGCGCAAAACGATCCGTCTGGGTCTCGTTACCGCGCTGCTGCTCATCCACGGTAAAGGGAAGGTAGTGGCAAACCTGCACGGTGTGGCGCATAAAAGGTTCGGCATAAGCCATGCCCGCCAGACGCCCGAAGTGCCCGTCCACC
This DNA window, taken from Ruficoccus amylovorans, encodes the following:
- a CDS encoding ABC transporter substrate-binding protein, whose translation is MPTRSSVPSRCCLLVWLLLSLVCLFGCERSNQRPRLVVLTPGGDIRLAVDKAVERFLLAHPEVDVEVVSTPSKNYYVKSLTMLAGNASVDLLWMGQGFGMFATRGALLDLNPYLEAEGVNPDEMPIRPPVLDWYRLDGHLYGIPYGIDVQAIVYNRELVEAKSLPAPNWDWTGKDLMEMGRKLTRSREAGGTVVGLGFQEFPLNYAGLSLLDPSAERFALNTPEGLSWLKTNDELIHDEGILQRGSDQESVDRLTGFLNGQIAIIDVMTWDMPQLSRQAIFEWALAPVPQPDADSPRVAWASSAGFSVAGHTGHPELASELLRYLTDEEFQRDLFNRTIPASPALLDEYIAWQQEHGVDVRPLVAMLSYMQPEPRLRALNEVEAEWEHWKELALNKKISPEEALSQAEKGINRILEFHRKEISR